A single window of Oreochromis aureus strain Israel breed Guangdong linkage group 5, ZZ_aureus, whole genome shotgun sequence DNA harbors:
- the LOC116329890 gene encoding probable nuclear hormone receptor HR38 — MPCVQTQYASLPHDNYFSSEFLNPDLSATLVMDFSGQKDQLSTSSLPSINTLVGNGYVGEFDAYSCKITTSPPASTVSFSHTGVAESTSSQMHSQAFKLDDLQVYGCYPGSFALNCLDETLSSCSSDYYGSPVYATASPPTPSFQTESAPVWDSPFSPYPSAPLPSVADKAAIAQQLSFFTFSSAPEQHSPMGQQHQDAQPSQEDHFFLSPQQHVSSLHCPPVSLEHRLLESPKTAEGAMMSPKTPNPGSSESRCAVCGDNASCQHYGVRTCEGCKGFFKRTVQKNAKYVCLANKDCPVDKRRRNRCQFCRFQKCLAVGMVKEVVRTDSLKGRRGRLPSKPKIPVEASSTTPSVNIIASLVRAHLDSSPTIGKLDYSKYRETADSSKEKEDAGDIQQFYDLLTGSLDVIRKWAQSIPGFMDFCTEDQELLLESAFVELFILRLAYRSDPEKNELIFCNGVVLHRLQCARSFGDWIDSIVDFSHSLRRLNLDVSLFSCLAALVIITDRHGLKEPKRVEDFQSHLITCLREHVSGNGSELSRTQPNYQSRLLGKLPELRTLCTQGLQRIFYLKLEDLVPPPPIVEKIFMDTLPF; from the exons ATGCCCTGTGTACAAACCCAGTATGCATCCCTGCCCCATGACAACtacttcagctctgagttcttgAATCCTGACCTCAGTGCCACACTGGTGATGGACTTCAGTGGCCAAAAGGACCAGCTGTCCACATCTTCATTGCCCAGCATCAACACTTTGGTTGGAAATGGCTATGTTGGGGAGTTTGATGCATATTCCTGTAAGATTACCACCTCTCCTCCTGCCTCTACGGTTTCATTCAGCCACACAGGAGTAGCTGAAAGCACCAGCTCTCAGATGCACAGCCAGGCCTTCAAGCTCGATGATCTCCAGGTGTATGGCTGCTACCCAGGATCCTTTGCACTCAACTGCCTTGATGAAACGCTGTCGTCATGCAGCTCTGACTACTATGGCAGCCCAGTCTATGCCACTGCTTCTCCTCCAACACCAAGCTTTCAGACAGAGTCTGCACCTGTCTGGGATTCCCCTTTCAGCCCCTACCCCTCAGCCCCCCTGCCCTCTGTGGCTGACAAGGCCGCCATAGCTCAGCAGCTCTCCTTTTTCACCTTCAGCTCTGCACCAGAGCAACACTCCCCCATGGGGCAGCAGCACCAGGATGCTCAGCCGAGCCAGGAAGACCACTTCTTCCTGTCTCCTCAGCAGCATGTCTCCTCACTTCACTGCCCCCCAGTTTCTCTGGAGCATAGACTTCTAGAAAGCCCCAAGACAGCGGAGGGTGCCATGATGTCTCCTAAAACGCCAAACCCAGGATCCAGCGAGAGTCGCTGTGCAGTTTGTGGTGATAACGCTTCCTGCCAGCACTATGGAGTCCGCACCTGTGAGGGATGCAAAGGTTTtttcaag cgAACTGTCCAGAAAAATGCAAAGTATGTGTGCCTTGCCAATAAAGACTGTCCAGTGgacaagaggaggagaaaccGATGCCAGTTCTGTCGTTTCCAGAAATGTCTTGCAGTGGGAATGGTCAAAGAAG TTGTTCGTACGGACAGCCTTAAAGGTCGCAGAGGTCGCCTGCCCTCCAAACCCAAGATCCCAGTTGAGGCTTCATCCACGACCCCCAGTGTCAACATCATAGCTTCGCTTGTCAGGGCTCATCTAGACTCAAGCCCAACCATCGGAAAGCTTGACTATTCCAAG taCCGGGAGACAGCAGACAGCtcgaaagagaaggaggatgcTGGTGATATCCAGCAGTTCTATGATCTACTGACTGGTTCCTTGGATGTGATAAGGAAATGGGCTCAATCCATCCCAGGATTCATGGACTTCTGCACAGAAGACCAGGAGCTGCTCCTCGAATCTGCGTTTGTTGAACTCTTTATCCTGCGCCTGGCTTACAG GTCAGATCCAGAAAAGAATGAGCTGATCTTCTGCAATGGCGTGGTGCTCCACCGACTACAGTGCGCTCGCAGTTTCGGTGACTGGATCGACTCCATCGTGGATTTCTCGCACAGCCTTCGTCGCTTGAACTTAGACGTCTCCTTGTTTTCCTGCCTCGCAGCCCTCGTCATCATCACCG ATCGTCACGGCCTCAAAGAGCCCAAGCGGGTCGAGGACTTTCAAAGTCACCTCATCACTTGTCTAAGGGAACACGTGAGTGGAAACGGATCAGAACTGAGCCGGACGCAACCCAACTATCAGTCTCGCCTTCTGGGCAAACTGCCTGAACTGAGGACTCTGTGCACACAAGGCCTGCAGCGCATCTTCTACCTGAAACTGGAGGACCTGGTGCCTCCTCCTCCGATAGTGGAGAAAATCTTTATGGATACACTGCCgttttaa
- the dgkab gene encoding diacylglycerol kinase, alpha b, protein MASSDDTEGSLTPVDFIQLQHYMEESNLRVKDVIKEFHPGGRFSKHSFGECVDAEGFCLFLKTYLEVEDFPADFCQRLFRYFQNVEQNGSSKSPQLKEGGVFLRDVSCYFSVLEKEQPREKLEFTFKLYDKDGNGLLDSSEVDRIITQMMRAADYLGWDVTELRPVLKDMMTAIDVDDSGTVTLEEWLKGGMNNVPLLVLLGLKMTEKDGQHIWTMKHFNKPTYCSVCESMLLGLGKQGLSCNCCKYIVHSQCANKNPEPCARTFVKSKQEIGIPAHDWIRADCGANKCDVCNKKIKTLAGKRCVWCQELRHDECVLRGLSNCDCGPLKDHILPPWAIYAVSKEEDTSLLNVTLDGHILQIVPVPRTHPLLVFVNPKSGGKQGERVLRKFQYLLNPRQVYNLSDGGPAPGLHFFRNLRDYRILVCGGDGTVGWLLDALDKENLQVNPSVAVLPLGTGNDLARCLRWGGGYEGSDLREILKEIEGSELVPMDRWSIQVIPNDPHEAGDPVPNEIINNYFSIGVDASIAHRFHSMREKHPQRFNSRMKNKLKYFEFATSETLSSSCKRLKDCLTIECCGKPLDLTRVSLEGIAVLNIPSMHGGSNLWGESKKSDGVAGLEQSEVITDPEALKIVSQDISDKRLEVVGLEGVIEMGQIYTGLKSAGHRLAQTSQIAIRTSKAFPMQIDGEPWMQPPCTIHITHKNQANMLMAPPTKPSGFFHLK, encoded by the exons ATGGCCTCCTCTGATGATACAGAAGGGTCTCTGACTCCTGTGGATTTTATCCAGCTGCAGCACTACATGGAAG AGagcaatttgagggtgaaagaTGTGATTAAGGAGTTTCATCCAGGCGGTCGGTTCTCTAAGCACAGCTTTGGAGAG TGCGTCGATGCCGAGggcttctgtctctttctcaaGACCTACTTAGAAGTGGAGGACTTCCCTGCAGATTTCTGCCAGCGGCTTTTTCGTTATTTCCAAAACGTGGAGCAAAACGGCTCCTCGAAGAGCCCTCAGCTCAAAGAAG GTGGAGTCTTTCTTCGTGATGTGTCCTGTTACTTCTCAGTGTTGGAGAAAGAACAGCCGCGGGAGAAGCTCGAAT TTACATTCAAACTTTACGACAAAGATGGCAACGGACTCCTGGACAGCTCT GAAGTGGATCGTATAATCACTCAAATGATGCGTGCCGCTGATTATCTGGGCTGGGACGTGACTGAACTCAGACCA GTGCTCAAAGACATGATGACAGCGATTGATGTGGATGATAGTGGCACCGTCACTCTGGAGGAGTGGCTGAAGGGAGGCATGAACAATGTACCTTTACTTGTTCTGCTGGGGTTgaag ATGACTGAAAAGGATGGGCAGCACATATGGACGATGAAGCATTTTAACAAGCCAACCTACTGCAGCGTGTGTGAGAGCATGCTGCTCGGCCTTGGGAAGCAAGGACTCAGCTGCAACT GCTGCAAGTACATCGTCCACAGCCAGTGTGCCAACAAGAACCCCGAGCCGTGCGCTCGTACCTTTGTCAAATCTAAACAGGAAATTGGT ATACCAGCTCATGACTGGATCAGAGCTGACTGCGGTGCCAACAAGTGTGATGTCTGCAATAAGAAGATCAAAACTTTGGCCGGGAAGCGCTGCGTGTGGTGCCAGGAGTTG cgTCACGATGAATGTGTTTTGCGTGGCTTATCGAACTGTGACTGCGGGCCGCTGAAAGATCATATACTGCCTCCGTGGGCCATTTATGCTGTCTCAAAG GAGGAGGACACTAGCCTGTTGAATGTCACTCTTGATGGCCACATCCTGCAG ATTGTTCCTGTTCCTCGTACCCACCCTCTGCTGGTGTTTGTAAACCCAAAAAGTGGAGGAAAACAAGGCGAACG AGTGCTCAGGAAGTTTCAGTACCTGTTAAATCCACGCCAAGTATACAACCTGTCCGATGGAGGCCCTGCTCCAGG TCTGCACTTCTTTCGTAATCTGCGCGACTACAGGATCTTGGTGTGTGGAGGAGACGGCACCGTCGGGTGGCTCCTGGATGCTTTAG ACAAAGAAAACCTCCAGGTGAATCCTTCAGTAGCTGTGCTGCCTCTGGGCACTGGGAATGACCTGGCTCGCTGCCTACGCTGGGGAGGAG GATATGAAGGGTCAGATTTGAGAGAAATCCTGAAAGAGATTGAAGGGAGTGAGTTGGTCCCCATGGACCGCTGGAGTATCCAAGTGATACCAAATGACCCTCATGAGGCAGGAGACCCTGTGCCCAATGAGATCATTAACAACTACTTTTCCATTGGAGTG GATGCTTCTATTGCTCATCGTTTCCACTCCATGAGAGAGAAACATCCCCAGAGGTTCAATAGCAG AATGAAGAACAAACTTAAGTATTTTGAATTTGCAACTTCGGAGACCCTCTCGTCCTCCTGTAAGAGGCTGAAGGACTGTCTAACGATTGAG TGCTGCGGAAAACCTCTGGACCTGACTCGTGTCTCTCTAGAGGGCATAGCTGTCCTCAACATACCCAGCATGCACGGAGGCTCCAACCTCTGGGGTGAGTCGAAGAAGTCTGATGGCGTGGCAGGGCTGGAGCAGAGTGAGGTTATCACTGACCCCGAAGCTCTGAAAATAGTTTCCCAAG ATATAAGCGATAAACGATTGGAGGTGGTCGGGCTTGAAGGGGTTATAGAGATGGGACAAATCTATACTGGGCTGAAGAGCGCTGGGCACAGACTGGCACAGACCTCCCAGATTGCCATCAG GACATCTAAAGCATTTCCAATGCAGATCGATGGGGAGCCCTGGATGCAGCCTCCTTGTACT ATCCACATAACTCACAAGAACCAAGCTAACATGCTAATGGCTCCACCTACCAAACCATCTGGCTTCTTTCACCTCAAATAG